Proteins encoded in a region of the Mycolicibacterium chitae genome:
- a CDS encoding metallophosphoesterase: MPAVLPVLKRTAAVTLGTAIAGIGYASLIERNAFVVREATLPVLSPGSSPLRVLHLSDLHMRPAQRHKQAWLRDLARWEPDLVVNTGDNLSHPKAVPAVVQALGDLLSVPGLFVFGSNDYFGPTLKNPAKYITDRGHRVHGNPLPWQDLRAAFTERGWLDMTHTRRELEVAGVTIAAAGVDDPHIDRDRYTAIAGPANAAANLRLGVVHAPYTRVLDRFAADGYQLVMAGHTHGGQLCLPFKGALVTNCDLDPSRAKGVSKWGAHMALHVSAGLGTSPFAPVRFCCRPEASLLTLIAAPTGGDDSSRNLDQSQPTAAVL, translated from the coding sequence ATGCCCGCAGTTCTACCCGTCCTGAAACGCACCGCCGCGGTGACGCTCGGCACCGCCATCGCCGGGATCGGATATGCCTCGCTCATCGAACGCAACGCGTTCGTCGTACGCGAAGCGACCCTGCCGGTGCTGTCCCCGGGTTCGTCGCCGCTGCGGGTGCTGCACCTGTCCGACCTGCACATGCGGCCCGCCCAGCGGCACAAGCAGGCGTGGCTGCGCGACCTGGCGCGCTGGGAGCCGGACCTGGTGGTCAACACGGGCGACAACCTGTCGCACCCGAAGGCCGTGCCGGCCGTCGTGCAGGCCCTCGGCGATCTGCTGTCGGTGCCCGGGCTGTTCGTCTTCGGCAGCAACGACTACTTCGGGCCCACCCTGAAGAACCCGGCGAAGTACATCACCGACCGCGGGCACCGGGTGCACGGCAATCCGCTGCCGTGGCAGGACCTGCGGGCGGCGTTCACCGAACGCGGCTGGCTGGACATGACCCACACCCGTCGCGAACTCGAGGTCGCCGGGGTGACCATCGCCGCCGCCGGCGTCGACGACCCGCACATCGACCGGGACCGCTACACCGCCATCGCCGGGCCCGCCAACGCCGCGGCGAACCTGCGCCTCGGCGTGGTGCACGCGCCCTACACCCGGGTGCTGGACCGCTTCGCCGCCGACGGCTACCAACTGGTGATGGCCGGGCACACCCACGGCGGCCAACTGTGCCTGCCGTTCAAGGGTGCGCTGGTGACCAACTGCGACCTCGACCCGTCGCGCGCCAAGGGCGTGTCCAAGTGGGGCGCCCACATGGCGCTGCACGTGTCGGCGGGCCTCGGTACCTCGCCGTTCGCGCCGGTGCGGTTCTGCTGCCGGCCGGAGGCCAGCCTGCTCACGCTGATCGCCGCGCCCACCGGGGGCGACGACTCGAGCCGCAACCTCGACCAGTCGCAACCCACCGCCGCCGTCCTCTGA
- the ponA2 gene encoding transglycosylase/D,D-transpeptidase PonA2: MPDRPPVAVTVIKLAWCCLLAAVLAAALMFPVVGGIGLMSNRASDVVANGSSQLVEGDIPAVSTMVDARGNVIAWLYNQRRFEVPSDQIADTMKLAIVSIEDKRFAEHNGVDWQGTLTGLSGYLSGNLDTRGGSTIEQQYVKNYQLLVVAQTDAEKRAAIETTPARKLREIRMALTLDKTLTKPEILTRYLNLVSFGNGAHGIQDAAQTYFGVDASQLNWEQAAMLAGLVQSTSALDPYTNPEGALARRNIVLDTMIENLPDRAEELRVARQQPLGVLPVPNELPRGCIAAGDRAFFCDYVQEYLARAGISKEQVAKGGYLIQTTLDPDIQASVKQSVDRYARPDTPGVASVMSVIRPGKETHPVLAMASNRTYGLNLDAGETMHPQPFSLVGNGAGSVFKIFTVAAALEMGMGINMNLDVPGRFEAKGLGSGGARGCPKDTWCVQNVSSYRSPMNVTDALATSPNTAFAKLISQIGVQRTVDMAIKLGLRSYAEPGTARDYHPESTESLADFIKRQNIGSFTLGPFEVNALELSNVGATLASGGTWCPPNPIDKVFDRHGKEISVTTSTCEQVVPEGLANTLANAMSEDDRGAGTAAGAAGSVGWDLPMSGKTGTTEANRSSGFLGFTNQLAAANYIYDDSNAPSELCSFPLRQCGSGNLYGGNEPASTWFAAMKPIATNFGEVIMPPTDPRYVDGGPNSRVPNVSGLKEDSARQRLAESGFQVAEQASSVNSSSSYGTVVGTSPSGQTIPGSIVTILVSNGVAPAPPPRPAAPPGLPAPPPLGQTVVEIPGLPPITVPVLVPPPPP, from the coding sequence ATGCCAGACCGCCCACCGGTTGCAGTAACGGTCATCAAGCTGGCTTGGTGCTGCCTGCTCGCCGCTGTCCTCGCAGCGGCCCTGATGTTCCCCGTCGTCGGGGGCATCGGTTTGATGTCCAACCGCGCCTCCGACGTCGTCGCCAACGGCTCGTCCCAACTGGTCGAGGGCGACATTCCCGCCGTCAGCACCATGGTGGACGCCCGGGGCAACGTCATCGCCTGGCTGTACAACCAGCGGCGCTTCGAGGTGCCCAGCGATCAGATCGCCGACACCATGAAGTTGGCAATCGTGTCCATCGAGGACAAGCGGTTTGCCGAACACAACGGCGTCGACTGGCAGGGCACGCTGACGGGCCTGTCGGGCTATCTGTCGGGCAACCTCGACACCCGCGGCGGTTCGACCATCGAACAGCAGTACGTCAAGAACTATCAACTGCTGGTGGTCGCCCAGACCGACGCCGAGAAGCGCGCCGCCATCGAGACCACCCCCGCGCGCAAGCTGCGGGAGATCCGGATGGCGCTGACCCTGGACAAGACGCTCACCAAGCCGGAGATCCTGACCCGCTACCTGAACCTGGTGTCCTTCGGCAACGGCGCGCACGGCATCCAGGACGCCGCCCAGACCTACTTCGGGGTCGACGCCTCCCAACTCAACTGGGAGCAGGCCGCGATGCTGGCCGGCCTGGTGCAGTCCACCAGCGCCCTGGACCCCTACACCAACCCCGAGGGCGCGCTGGCGCGGCGCAACATCGTGCTCGACACCATGATCGAGAACCTGCCGGACCGGGCCGAGGAACTGCGCGTGGCCCGGCAGCAGCCCCTCGGTGTGCTGCCGGTGCCCAACGAACTGCCGCGCGGGTGCATCGCCGCCGGCGATCGGGCGTTCTTCTGCGACTACGTCCAGGAGTACCTCGCGCGCGCCGGCATCAGCAAGGAACAGGTGGCCAAGGGCGGCTACCTGATCCAGACCACGCTGGACCCCGACATCCAGGCCTCGGTCAAGCAGTCCGTGGACCGCTACGCGCGGCCCGACACCCCCGGCGTCGCGAGCGTGATGAGCGTCATCCGGCCCGGTAAGGAGACCCACCCGGTGCTGGCGATGGCCAGCAACCGGACCTACGGCCTGAACCTCGACGCCGGGGAAACCATGCACCCGCAACCGTTCTCGCTGGTGGGCAACGGCGCCGGATCGGTGTTCAAGATCTTCACCGTGGCCGCGGCCCTCGAGATGGGCATGGGGATCAACATGAACCTCGACGTGCCCGGCCGGTTCGAGGCCAAGGGCCTGGGCAGCGGCGGCGCGCGCGGCTGCCCCAAGGACACCTGGTGCGTGCAGAACGTCAGCAGCTACCGCTCCCCGATGAACGTCACCGACGCGCTGGCCACCTCGCCCAACACCGCCTTCGCCAAGCTGATCTCGCAGATCGGCGTGCAGCGCACGGTGGACATGGCGATCAAGCTCGGGCTGCGGTCCTACGCCGAACCCGGCACCGCCCGCGACTACCACCCGGAGAGCACCGAAAGCCTGGCCGACTTCATCAAGCGACAGAACATCGGCTCGTTCACGCTGGGCCCGTTCGAGGTCAACGCGCTGGAACTGTCGAACGTCGGGGCCACGCTGGCCTCCGGCGGCACCTGGTGCCCGCCGAACCCGATCGACAAGGTCTTCGACCGGCACGGCAAGGAGATCTCGGTGACCACCTCGACGTGCGAGCAGGTGGTGCCCGAGGGCCTGGCCAACACGCTGGCCAACGCCATGAGCGAGGACGACCGCGGCGCCGGCACCGCGGCCGGGGCCGCCGGGTCGGTGGGCTGGGACCTGCCGATGTCGGGCAAGACCGGCACCACCGAGGCCAACCGCTCGTCGGGCTTCCTGGGCTTCACCAATCAGCTGGCCGCCGCCAACTACATCTACGACGACTCCAACGCGCCCAGCGAGCTGTGCTCGTTCCCGTTGCGGCAATGCGGGTCCGGCAACCTCTACGGCGGTAACGAGCCGGCCAGCACGTGGTTCGCCGCGATGAAGCCGATCGCCACCAACTTCGGCGAGGTCATCATGCCGCCGACGGATCCGCGCTACGTGGACGGCGGCCCCAACTCGCGGGTGCCGAACGTGTCCGGCCTGAAGGAGGACAGCGCGCGCCAGCGGCTCGCCGAGTCCGGCTTCCAGGTCGCCGAGCAGGCGTCGTCGGTCAACAGCAGTTCGTCGTACGGCACCGTCGTGGGCACCTCGCCCAGCGGGCAGACCATTCCGGGCTCGATCGTCACGATCCTGGTGAGTAACGGGGTGGCCCCGGCGCCGCCGCCGCGGCCCGCCGCACCGCCGGGACTGCCCGCACCGCCGCCGCTGGGTCAGACCGTGGTCGAGATCCCCGGCCTGCCGCCGATCACGGTTCCGGTGCTGGTTCCGCCTCCGCCTCCGTAA
- a CDS encoding WhiB family transcriptional regulator, with protein MSTTRQAVRRTVTPRMDAPPPGAEGEARIAWVAKARCRGADPDELFVRGAAQRKAAVICRHCPVIAECGADALDNRVEFGVWGGMTERQRRALLKQHPEVVSWADFFAAQRKHRSVS; from the coding sequence GTGTCAACAACTCGGCAAGCAGTTCGTAGGACGGTCACACCCCGGATGGACGCGCCGCCGCCCGGCGCAGAAGGTGAAGCCCGCATCGCGTGGGTGGCCAAAGCTCGATGCCGGGGGGCTGACCCCGACGAATTGTTCGTCCGGGGGGCGGCGCAGCGTAAGGCCGCAGTCATCTGCCGACACTGCCCGGTGATCGCCGAGTGCGGCGCCGACGCCCTGGACAACCGGGTCGAGTTCGGCGTGTGGGGTGGCATGACCGAACGTCAGCGCCGCGCCCTGCTCAAGCAGCACCCAGAGGTGGTGTCCTGGGCCGATTTCTTCGCCGCGCAGCGCAAGCACCGCAGCGTCAGCTAA